The following are encoded together in the Janthinobacterium sp. Marseille genome:
- a CDS encoding tyrosine-type recombinase/integrase, producing MDKVDQYLHAATRENTRKSYQAAVQHFEVEWGGFLPATANSVARYLADHAESLSANTLRQRLAALARWHIDQGFPDPTKAPIVRGVFRGILASHPTQEKQAKPLLLGQLEQVAISLDKAINDAEGTNNRPQALRLKRNKALLLLGFWRGFRSDELTRLTIENITASPGEGMICYLSRTKGDRQYKGTSFKVPALSKLCPVEAYLNWQNAAQLTEGPTFRAIDQWGHVSEKGIHIDSIAPLLRSILHDCGVVSSELYSSHSLRRGLATWAMANGWDIKTLMTYVGWKNMQSALRYIDTDNPFIQQQPERRE from the coding sequence ATGGATAAAGTCGATCAATACTTACATGCTGCGACGCGTGAGAACACGCGGAAAAGCTATCAAGCAGCTGTTCAGCATTTCGAGGTGGAGTGGGGTGGTTTTTTGCCGGCCACGGCCAATAGCGTTGCACGTTATCTCGCAGATCACGCAGAATCGTTATCGGCAAACACGTTGCGGCAGCGCTTAGCTGCGCTCGCGCGCTGGCATATAGATCAAGGATTTCCAGATCCGACTAAGGCACCAATTGTGCGCGGCGTATTTCGCGGTATACTGGCCTCTCATCCAACCCAGGAAAAACAGGCCAAACCGCTGTTGCTGGGACAATTAGAACAAGTCGCAATCTCTCTGGATAAGGCAATCAACGACGCTGAGGGCACTAACAATCGGCCTCAAGCGTTGCGGCTCAAACGAAACAAAGCCCTCTTATTGCTCGGTTTCTGGCGTGGCTTTCGTAGCGATGAATTGACCCGACTCACAATAGAAAATATCACTGCTTCTCCAGGAGAAGGCATGATTTGCTATCTCTCACGCACAAAAGGTGATCGGCAATATAAAGGCACGTCCTTTAAGGTGCCAGCATTATCGAAACTATGTCCTGTCGAGGCTTATTTGAATTGGCAAAATGCAGCACAACTAACTGAAGGCCCTACGTTTCGAGCGATCGATCAGTGGGGACATGTTAGTGAGAAGGGCATACATATTGACAGCATTGCGCCCCTGCTACGTTCAATCCTGCATGATTGCGGCGTTGTTTCAAGCGAACTTTATAGTAGTCACTCATTAAGAAGAGGGCTAGCAACCTGGGCAATGGCCAATGGCTGGGACATTAAAACGTTAATGACCTATGTTGGGTGGAAGAATATGCAATCCGCATTGCGCTATATCGATACTGACAATCCCTTTATCCAACAGCAGCCAGAGCGTCGCGAATAG
- a CDS encoding DNA-binding protein has protein sequence MARSGLLKSDVKKARDLLLAQQINPSVDAVRIALGNTGSKTTIHKYLKELDDDTGHPSPSISESLLDMVARLAAQLQVEADSQMDEIRSQLHEKDREHLEAFSEQKNALVALNSQVVQLESDLAREKTSAAAVQECLQQEALGRHTADQQVVHLKERLSENESHRQSLEEKHQHAREALEHYRQSVKEQRDQDQRRHEQQIQQLQAEMRKLQQSLVVKQDEVTRLNQDGVRLVADLSHARKSAYEQQTYGRQLEQKLEALPVIQQQHYALVSKLEEKDQRLKELTTQISDATNRAAELSKAIHRLELELASANATLAVQEATNAHFRAHLDRQ, from the coding sequence ATGGCACGTTCAGGGTTGTTAAAGTCGGATGTGAAAAAAGCCCGGGATTTATTGTTGGCTCAGCAGATCAACCCGTCAGTGGATGCTGTTCGTATTGCTCTGGGCAACACTGGGTCTAAGACAACCATTCACAAATATCTCAAAGAGTTAGATGATGATACGGGTCATCCCTCCCCTTCCATTAGTGAGTCGTTATTAGACATGGTGGCGCGTCTAGCAGCGCAACTACAGGTGGAAGCAGATTCTCAAATGGATGAAATCCGCTCGCAGCTCCATGAGAAGGATCGCGAGCATCTCGAGGCCTTTTCCGAACAGAAGAATGCACTCGTGGCCTTGAACAGTCAGGTCGTACAGCTTGAATCTGACCTGGCTCGTGAAAAAACCTCTGCAGCCGCAGTGCAGGAATGCCTACAGCAAGAGGCACTGGGCCGACATACAGCGGATCAGCAAGTTGTTCACCTAAAGGAGCGCTTGTCGGAAAATGAATCTCATCGCCAATCACTCGAAGAGAAACATCAGCATGCGCGTGAGGCACTAGAACATTACCGGCAATCAGTGAAAGAACAACGCGACCAGGATCAACGTCGACATGAGCAACAGATCCAGCAGTTGCAGGCAGAGATGCGCAAACTGCAACAAAGTTTGGTAGTCAAGCAGGACGAGGTAACTCGCTTAAATCAAGACGGAGTTCGCCTAGTAGCAGACTTGTCACATGCTCGAAAATCAGCCTATGAACAACAGACTTATGGACGGCAACTAGAGCAAAAACTGGAAGCACTACCAGTTATCCAGCAGCAGCACTATGCTCTTGTGAGTAAGCTAGAGGAGAAAGATCAGCGACTCAAGGAGCTCACGACTCAGATATCCGATGCGACAAACCGAGCTGCCGAGTTGAGCAAGGCTATTCATCGACTGGAATTAGAATTAGCTAGCGCTAACGCGACCTTAGCAGTGCAAGAAGCGACCAATGCACACTTTCGGGCGCATTTAGACCGGCAGTAA
- a CDS encoding efflux RND transporter periplasmic adaptor subunit, translated as MKQQQRLQLGWPVVVSLTAVTAALGFGTANWLAKHDAPTVAQSNVETVSAPVAPPATSDSGDEVKIPAEYLSVSKITVEAIGSGGLEAEILTAGTVVAAPNSEAVIMARASGNVTQVSRQLGDTVRAGETLAQVSSLEAAAMNADRNVAIARVDLARKNYAREYSLFEQGVTPRQEMEAAQSALTVAESEALRATSVAKAAQVTADGKSVAVVSPISGKITAQTVTLGIFVQPQMELFRVAGNGKVLIEASLPVADVTRVASGDNATILAANGSSVEATVRSVTPTVSSSTRTAIVVLTPSSSTRELIVGEGVQARLHVKNGASGLVVSEDAVQNVNGHDVLFVRTKEGFRVQPVLVGTRSGGVAQIISGVSAGEMVATRNAFLVKADMIKSAKEE; from the coding sequence ATGAAGCAACAACAACGTTTGCAGTTGGGCTGGCCGGTTGTCGTTAGTCTGACAGCAGTTACCGCAGCTCTGGGATTTGGCACTGCTAATTGGCTGGCCAAGCATGATGCGCCGACTGTTGCGCAAAGTAATGTAGAGACCGTGTCTGCACCTGTTGCCCCACCAGCTACCAGTGACAGTGGCGATGAGGTCAAAATTCCTGCCGAATATCTGTCCGTTTCCAAAATTACCGTTGAGGCGATCGGAAGTGGAGGTTTGGAAGCAGAAATCCTTACTGCTGGCACTGTAGTAGCAGCACCAAATAGTGAGGCCGTGATCATGGCGCGCGCTTCTGGCAATGTGACGCAGGTTAGTCGCCAGTTAGGCGACACCGTGCGTGCTGGCGAAACTTTGGCTCAGGTCAGTTCTCTCGAAGCGGCGGCCATGAACGCTGATCGTAATGTGGCGATTGCCAGAGTTGATCTAGCTCGCAAGAACTATGCACGCGAATATAGTTTGTTCGAGCAAGGTGTGACGCCGCGCCAAGAGATGGAGGCGGCACAATCGGCTCTGACTGTTGCAGAGAGCGAGGCGCTTCGCGCGACTTCCGTGGCTAAAGCTGCGCAAGTTACCGCTGACGGCAAGTCGGTCGCTGTAGTCAGTCCCATCAGCGGCAAAATTACAGCGCAGACAGTGACGCTAGGCATCTTCGTTCAGCCCCAGATGGAATTATTCCGCGTTGCTGGAAATGGAAAAGTACTGATAGAAGCTTCACTACCTGTTGCTGATGTCACTCGTGTCGCATCTGGTGACAATGCCACAATTCTCGCTGCCAACGGTTCTTCTGTTGAAGCTACCGTGCGCTCGGTCACGCCGACAGTCAGTAGTAGCACGCGCACCGCGATTGTCGTTCTGACGCCTTCATCGTCTACACGGGAACTAATCGTTGGCGAAGGCGTGCAAGCGCGCCTTCATGTCAAGAATGGTGCTTCTGGCCTGGTGGTGTCGGAGGATGCCGTGCAAAACGTTAACGGACATGACGTACTGTTCGTGCGCACGAAGGAGGGCTTTCGCGTGCAGCCAGTTCTTGTTGGCACAAGGAGTGGCGGTGTGGCACAGATTATTTCTGGTGTTAGCGCCGGCGAAATGGTCGCCACTCGCAATGCTTTCCTAGTGAAGGCTGACATGATCAAGAGTGCTAAGGAAGAATGA
- the iteA gene encoding anti-phage ATPase IteA, producing the protein MSFPHLSEVLKILDGALKSNATMSTNYAGLLADKLEQAGEREQAMRIRERLARAPTAIAHAQDASRAGFGLPIDIESRLETVDESLPAKNSIQLHLPSGTAARIADFLESVRHYDELRAARSATPLRLLMFGLPGTGKTQTAKWIASELQLPLLTVRCDTLISSLLGQTSKNLRRVFDYVEQRPCVLLLDEFDALGNARGSERDIGELQRVVIALLQNIDALSDNVIVIAASNHEKLLDPAIWRRFPFQIPMPLPDPALRDDMWTALLGSYAPADLDWNALIEKSVGASGALIEQIVLDTKRKSILSGAPQVDKGDLFRRLALALALSAGRSLATIGDEIRWLREWDAKTFSLRELARLYNTSTRQINHLIKGDHGDEGKYTRTR; encoded by the coding sequence ATGTCCTTTCCACATCTTTCTGAAGTACTCAAAATTCTCGATGGCGCATTGAAGTCGAATGCAACCATGTCGACGAATTACGCCGGGTTATTAGCCGACAAGCTGGAACAAGCGGGAGAGCGAGAGCAGGCTATGCGTATTCGCGAACGACTCGCACGCGCCCCAACTGCGATTGCACACGCACAAGATGCTTCCCGAGCCGGATTTGGATTGCCGATCGATATTGAAAGTCGATTGGAGACCGTTGACGAAAGCTTGCCAGCCAAAAATAGTATTCAACTGCATTTGCCGAGCGGAACTGCCGCCCGCATTGCCGATTTCCTTGAATCGGTGCGGCACTATGATGAACTACGTGCCGCGCGCTCAGCAACACCTTTACGGTTACTCATGTTCGGCCTACCTGGCACTGGGAAAACTCAAACAGCAAAGTGGATTGCGAGTGAGTTACAACTGCCATTGTTGACCGTTCGTTGTGATACGTTGATTAGTAGTTTATTGGGCCAAACCAGTAAAAATCTACGGCGCGTCTTTGACTATGTCGAACAACGACCCTGCGTTCTGTTGCTTGATGAGTTCGACGCGCTTGGAAATGCTCGTGGCAGTGAGCGTGATATCGGCGAGCTTCAACGAGTCGTCATTGCATTACTGCAAAATATTGACGCTTTGTCGGACAACGTCATCGTGATCGCAGCTTCCAATCATGAAAAGCTGCTTGATCCCGCCATCTGGCGTCGATTCCCTTTTCAAATTCCTATGCCTTTGCCAGACCCAGCACTACGCGACGATATGTGGACCGCCCTGTTGGGTAGCTATGCGCCGGCAGACTTAGACTGGAATGCCTTAATCGAAAAATCGGTTGGCGCTTCCGGCGCACTGATCGAGCAGATCGTGCTTGATACAAAAAGAAAATCAATTTTAAGTGGCGCACCGCAAGTGGATAAAGGTGATTTATTCCGACGATTGGCGCTCGCCTTGGCATTATCAGCAGGCCGTTCGCTCGCCACAATCGGTGACGAAATACGTTGGTTACGTGAATGGGATGCTAAAACGTTTTCGCTTCGTGAGCTCGCACGTTTATACAATACCTCTACAAGACAAATAAACCATCTAATAAAGGGAGATCATGGCGACGAGGGGAAATACACCAGAACGAGGTAG
- a CDS encoding DMT family transporter yields the protein MHRGVVYALLAATLFGASTPFSKILVGQMAPVMLAGLLYLGSGLGLLTWYALRSLFSRGEKTSGDRLTKSDLPWLGGAILTGGIAGPVLLMIGLTLTPASSASLLLNIEGVLTALLAWFVFKENFDRRIFAGMVLIVIAGILLSWDERPELEIPWGALAIVAACLCWAIDNNLTRKVSASDAVQIAGIKGLVAGSVNLSIALALGYSVPAITSIASAGLVGFCGYGLSLVMFVLSLRHLGTARTGAYFSAAPFVGAVVSLLILGETPSTVFWIASALMGMGIWLHLTETHGHQHTHLPLSHAHSHRHDAHHQHEHNFPWDDNEPHVHPHEHEELTHSHEHFPDIHHRHKH from the coding sequence ATGCACAGAGGAGTTGTTTACGCGCTGTTGGCAGCCACATTGTTTGGTGCTAGTACACCTTTTTCCAAAATACTTGTCGGACAGATGGCGCCAGTCATGCTTGCGGGATTGCTTTATCTCGGAAGTGGACTTGGTTTGCTCACTTGGTACGCCTTGCGCTCCCTATTCTCAAGAGGGGAAAAGACTTCAGGGGATCGTCTTACTAAGTCTGATTTACCTTGGCTGGGCGGAGCAATTTTGACTGGTGGTATTGCTGGTCCAGTGCTTTTGATGATTGGTCTAACGCTCACTCCTGCATCGTCTGCATCGTTATTACTGAATATTGAAGGTGTGCTGACAGCCTTACTGGCATGGTTTGTCTTCAAAGAGAACTTCGATCGTCGTATTTTCGCCGGCATGGTATTAATCGTGATCGCTGGCATTTTGTTGTCGTGGGATGAGCGTCCAGAATTGGAAATTCCCTGGGGTGCTCTTGCTATCGTTGCAGCCTGCTTATGCTGGGCTATTGACAATAATCTAACCAGAAAAGTCTCGGCAAGCGATGCAGTACAAATCGCCGGAATTAAAGGTTTAGTTGCTGGGTCGGTAAATCTATCGATTGCATTGGCTTTGGGTTACTCCGTGCCAGCAATCACATCCATAGCAAGCGCAGGCCTTGTCGGATTTTGTGGCTACGGCTTGAGCTTGGTCATGTTTGTACTTTCGCTTAGACATCTCGGCACGGCTCGGACGGGGGCTTATTTTTCCGCTGCGCCGTTTGTAGGTGCAGTTGTTTCGTTATTAATTTTGGGTGAAACACCTAGTACGGTATTTTGGATTGCCTCAGCATTGATGGGAATGGGCATTTGGTTGCACTTAACTGAAACGCATGGCCATCAACACACCCATTTACCTTTGTCTCATGCACATTCGCATCGCCACGACGCGCATCATCAACATGAGCATAATTTTCCGTGGGATGATAATGAGCCACATGTTCATCCGCATGAGCACGAAGAATTAACTCACAGCCACGAACATTTCCCTGATATTCATCACAGGCATAAGCACTAG
- a CDS encoding YHYH domain-containing protein, with amino-acid sequence MKKILITMLLIVGTSFAFAHSGGTDKNGCHNDRKNGGYHCH; translated from the coding sequence ATGAAAAAAATACTGATAACAATGCTGTTAATCGTCGGCACTTCGTTTGCCTTTGCTCACTCTGGTGGAACTGATAAAAATGGCTGTCACAATGATCGAAAAAATGGTGGTTATCACTGTCACTAA
- a CDS encoding CusA/CzcA family heavy metal efflux RND transporter, which yields MMESLITSSVRSRWLVLFITLVVAMAGAWQLNLLPIDVTPDITNKQVQINTLVPSLTPVEIEKRVTFPIETALAGLDGVENVRSISRNGFSQVTAIFKESANLYFMRQQVTERLVRARQDLPEGVTPQMGPVSTGLGEVFHYSVEYTHPEGKGAPVKDGKPGWQSDGSFLTEQGERLRDNVAKQAYLRTVQDWIVRPQLRTTPGVADVDSLGGYVKQYVVEADPAKMAAYGISFAELGTALEEANVSVGANYIRRSGESYLVRADGRVRTQDELTRAVVTSRNGVPITVGQITKVNIGGELRTGVASRDGYETVVGSALMLVGANSRTVAAAVGDKLKEIGRILPAGIAVVPTLDRSQLVGATINTVAKNLTEGALLVVVVLFALLGNWRAAMIAALVIPLSLLMSAIGMNSLHISGNLMSLGALDFGLIIDGAVIIVENSLRRLAERQHREGRTLVLKERLEEVVASSREMLRPTIYGQLVIFLVFLPCLTFQGVEGKMFSPMVITLMLALVSAFVLSLTFVPALIAVLMSGPVSEKEVKIITVTKSRYEPWLRRAVARPWPFINAGLGVLVLAGIAFTFVGREFMPTLDEQNLNLSSVRIPSTSIDQSLALDLQIERALLELQEIKTVYSKGGTASLAADPMPPNASDNYIILKPKSEWPEGVTTKDQVIERVREKTASIVGNNYDVTQPIEMRFNELIGGVRSDVAVKIYGEDLEQLAQSAMQVANVLRKIPGAADVRVAQTEGFPTFDLVFDRAAIARYGLTVKDVADTVSTALAGRSVGQIFEGDRRFDIVVRLPNTLRDNLDELGALPVMLPVDRDEQQRASVPLRQLVQFRATQGLNEVSRDNGRRRIYVEANVVGRDMGSYVDEAQARLDKEIKLTPGSWMEWGGQFQNLRAATERLVIIVPLCLVLISAALYMAIGNAMLTATVLTAIPLALAGGVFALVLRGIPFSISAAVGFIAVSGVAVLNGLVLISAINKRLADGVEAVTAVIDGAMERLRPVLMTALVASLGFVPMAIATGTGAEVQKPLATVVIGGLITSTILTLFVLPAITGLVLRRRRFNDSAKLETRIESL from the coding sequence ATGATGGAATCTCTCATTACCAGTTCGGTTCGGTCTCGTTGGCTAGTTCTATTCATCACTCTGGTTGTCGCAATGGCTGGCGCTTGGCAACTCAATTTGTTGCCGATTGATGTTACGCCGGATATCACGAATAAGCAGGTACAAATCAACACGCTGGTCCCAAGTTTGACTCCGGTCGAAATCGAAAAGCGTGTAACTTTCCCTATTGAGACGGCACTAGCAGGGCTAGACGGAGTGGAAAACGTGCGCTCCATCTCACGCAACGGCTTCAGCCAAGTCACCGCGATCTTTAAGGAGAGCGCGAACTTATACTTTATGCGTCAGCAGGTGACAGAGCGATTGGTAAGAGCACGACAAGATCTGCCTGAAGGTGTCACACCACAAATGGGGCCTGTTTCCACCGGCTTAGGCGAAGTGTTTCATTACAGTGTTGAGTACACCCATCCAGAAGGAAAAGGAGCGCCGGTCAAGGATGGTAAGCCTGGCTGGCAGTCCGACGGCAGTTTTCTTACCGAACAGGGAGAGCGTCTGCGAGATAACGTGGCCAAACAAGCGTATCTGCGTACGGTACAGGACTGGATTGTGCGACCGCAATTGCGCACTACGCCAGGAGTGGCAGATGTCGATTCGTTGGGTGGCTATGTCAAGCAATACGTCGTCGAAGCCGATCCTGCCAAGATGGCTGCTTACGGTATTTCATTTGCAGAGCTGGGTACTGCGCTTGAAGAAGCCAACGTTTCAGTAGGTGCCAATTATATTCGCCGGTCGGGCGAATCATATCTGGTGCGCGCTGATGGCCGTGTACGTACTCAAGACGAGTTGACTCGCGCTGTGGTCACATCCCGCAACGGCGTGCCAATCACGGTCGGACAAATTACTAAAGTCAACATCGGGGGCGAATTGCGTACAGGCGTGGCCAGCCGAGATGGTTATGAAACAGTGGTTGGTAGCGCATTGATGCTGGTAGGCGCAAACAGTCGTACTGTGGCCGCTGCAGTCGGTGACAAGCTCAAGGAGATTGGTCGAATCCTTCCGGCAGGAATCGCCGTGGTGCCGACCTTGGACCGCTCACAACTAGTGGGAGCGACCATAAACACCGTAGCAAAAAATCTTACTGAAGGCGCGCTATTGGTCGTCGTCGTCCTGTTCGCTTTGCTAGGTAATTGGCGAGCTGCGATGATTGCGGCGCTTGTGATCCCGCTATCGTTGTTGATGAGTGCTATCGGTATGAACTCGTTGCATATTTCCGGCAACCTGATGAGTTTGGGAGCGTTGGATTTTGGCCTGATCATCGATGGTGCGGTCATCATCGTCGAAAATTCGCTACGGCGGCTAGCAGAGCGACAGCATCGGGAAGGGCGCACCTTAGTACTGAAGGAGCGGCTTGAAGAAGTGGTCGCGTCGTCGCGTGAAATGCTGCGCCCCACCATATACGGTCAGTTAGTGATATTTCTCGTGTTCTTGCCATGCCTAACGTTCCAAGGTGTGGAAGGTAAGATGTTTTCGCCGATGGTCATAACGTTGATGTTAGCTTTAGTTTCTGCCTTCGTTTTGTCGCTTACGTTCGTGCCAGCTTTGATCGCGGTATTGATGAGTGGACCGGTCTCAGAGAAGGAAGTCAAAATCATCACCGTAACTAAGTCACGCTACGAGCCTTGGTTGCGACGAGCAGTTGCTCGTCCATGGCCATTTATCAATGCCGGGCTAGGCGTGCTGGTGCTCGCAGGTATCGCGTTTACCTTCGTGGGCCGAGAATTCATGCCGACGCTCGATGAGCAGAATCTGAATCTGTCTTCGGTACGTATTCCATCGACCAGCATTGATCAATCACTAGCTCTGGATCTACAGATTGAACGGGCTTTGTTGGAGCTTCAGGAAATTAAAACGGTGTATTCCAAGGGCGGTACTGCCAGTTTGGCGGCAGACCCGATGCCACCCAACGCTTCGGATAACTACATTATCCTTAAGCCGAAGAGTGAGTGGCCCGAGGGTGTTACTACCAAAGATCAGGTGATTGAGCGCGTCAGAGAAAAGACTGCATCCATTGTCGGCAACAACTACGACGTTACCCAGCCAATCGAAATGCGCTTTAACGAATTGATTGGAGGGGTGCGCAGTGATGTCGCGGTCAAGATATACGGTGAAGACTTGGAGCAGCTGGCCCAAAGTGCCATGCAGGTCGCGAATGTTTTGCGTAAAATTCCAGGCGCTGCTGATGTACGCGTAGCGCAAACAGAGGGCTTCCCGACCTTCGATTTAGTGTTTGACCGTGCTGCTATCGCTCGCTATGGGCTGACGGTCAAAGACGTGGCCGACACGGTGTCAACGGCGCTGGCAGGACGATCAGTTGGGCAGATCTTCGAAGGAGATCGTCGTTTCGACATTGTCGTGCGTCTTCCCAATACGCTTCGTGATAACTTGGACGAACTTGGTGCTTTACCTGTGATGCTGCCAGTAGATAGGGACGAACAGCAGCGTGCCTCGGTACCGCTACGTCAATTGGTGCAATTTCGTGCTACGCAAGGCTTGAATGAAGTTAGTCGGGATAACGGCAGACGTCGTATCTATGTCGAAGCCAATGTGGTCGGACGCGACATGGGTAGTTACGTTGACGAAGCACAGGCTAGATTAGACAAGGAAATAAAACTAACACCAGGTTCATGGATGGAGTGGGGAGGGCAGTTCCAGAACTTACGCGCTGCTACAGAGCGCTTGGTCATTATTGTCCCATTGTGTCTGGTGCTCATATCTGCCGCACTTTACATGGCGATCGGCAATGCGATGCTAACTGCTACTGTGCTGACAGCGATTCCATTGGCTCTTGCCGGAGGTGTGTTCGCTCTGGTGTTACGCGGTATTCCATTTTCTATCTCTGCTGCAGTGGGTTTCATCGCTGTCTCGGGCGTGGCTGTGTTGAATGGCCTGGTTCTGATCTCAGCCATCAACAAGCGCTTGGCTGATGGCGTCGAGGCCGTAACTGCCGTGATTGACGGCGCGATGGAACGTCTACGTCCTGTCCTGATGACTGCGTTGGTGGCTTCGTTGGGTTTCGTGCCAATGGCGATCGCCACTGGTACCGGTGCTGAGGTACAAAAACCGCTAGCTACTGTGGTTATTGGTGGGCTGATTACTTCCACTATTTTGACATTGTTCGTTTTGCCTGCCATTACAGGGTTGGTACTGCGTCGGCGTCGTTTCAATGATAGCGCGAAATTAGAAACACGAATCGAATCACTATAG